A single window of Debaryomyces hansenii CBS767 chromosome F complete sequence DNA harbors:
- a CDS encoding DEHA2F14916p (similar to uniprot|Q08689 Saccharomyces cerevisiae YOR253W NAT5 Subunit of the N-terminal acetyltransferase NatA), with protein sequence MPRDIISLDDLTSNNIGVFKKINEVSLPTTYPESWYKDSLNSDQIVKLAFYSELPVGAVKGKAINTTHKTDSYEVSQQSQLPSEAIPNAIYLESFAVLKAYRNLGIGAKLLEYVIAETKRRFIHEIMLHVHVENSQAIEWYLKHGFIKNGEVKEYYKEQGLSNPDAVILSIKV encoded by the coding sequence ATGCCTAGAGATATCATATCGTTGGATGACTTGACGTCAAATAACATCGGAGTGTTTAAAAAGATAAATGAAGTGAGTTTGCCAACTACTTATCCTGAGTCATGGTATAAGGATTCGTTAAATAGTGATCAAATCGTGAAGTTGGCATTTTATTCAGAATTACCTGTCGGAGCAGTCAAAGGTAAAGCCATTAATACGACGCATAAGACTGATAGCTACGAAGTGAGCCAACAGCTGCAATTACCATCGGAGGCTATTCCCAATGCAATCTATTTAGAAAGCTTTGCTGTCTTGAAGGCCTACAGGAACTTGGGTATCGGTGCCAAACTCTTGGAATATGTGATTGCAGAAACCAAGAGAAGGTTTATACACGAAATCATGTTACATGTCCACGTAGAGAATTCCCAGGCAATTGAGTGGTACTTGAAACATGGTTTCATTAAGAACGGTGAGGTTAAGGAATATTATAAAGAACAAGGATTATCGAATCCCGATGCGGTAATATTGTCCATTAAAGTTTAA
- a CDS encoding DEHA2F14828p (similar to uniprot|P32363 Saccharomyces cerevisiae YPL175W SPT14 UDP-GlcNAc-binding and catalytic subunit of the enzyme that mediates the first step in glycosylphosphatidylinositol (GPI) biosynthesis): MGYNIAMISDFFYPQPGGVEFHVYHLSQKLIDMGHSVIIITHDYGSRNGIRTLTNGLKVYYVPFYVVYRSSAIPTVFSILPIIRNIFIREQIDIVHGHGSLSTICGEAILHARTMGLKTVFTDHSLYGFANITSVVGNKLLKFTLSDVGHVICVSHTCKENTVLRASLDPLNVSVIPNAVIAKDFSPLEPEKKSLRKNITIVVISRLFPNKGADLLTAIIPTICAQKPEVRFLIAGDGPKFLDLEQMREKYYLQERVTLIGAVKHEEVRDVMVQGDIYLHPSLTEAFGTVIVEAASCGLFVVTTKVGGIPEVLPSHMTSFADPEENSLVAATLKAVNLIESGDIDTSTFFDEVSRMYSWKNIACRTENVYNSLDLKKLNQPLVQRLQKYHCCGIIAGKLFVLCVVLDIVFYLMLEYFYPADHIDKATKWPKKTKKVNSHDEEITDTRAAVDYCK; encoded by the coding sequence ATGGGGTATAATATTGCGATGATCAGTGACTTCTTCTACCCTCAGCCTGGGGGGGTAGAATTTCATGTGTATCATTTATCCCAAAAACTAATAGATATGGGACATTCAGTTATAATCATTACTCATGACTATGGGTCAAGAAATGGAATTCGAACTTTAACTAATGGATTGAAAGTGTATTACGTTCCTTTTTATGTTGTTTACAGAAGTTCGGCTATTCCGACTGTATTTCTGATATTGCCAATAATAcgaaatattttcatccGGGAGCAGATTGATATTGTACATGGACATGGATCATTATCAACTATTTGTGGTGAAGCAATTCTTCATGCACGTACAATGGGATTAAAGACTGTGTTCACTGATCATTCTTTGTACGGATTTGCAAACATTACATCAGTTGTGGGGaataaattgttgaaatttaCATTAAGTGATGTGGGACACGTTATCTGTGTGTCACATACATGCAAAGAGAACACCGTGTTAAGAGCATCTTTAGATCCTTTAAATGTTTCAGTAATACCGAATGCTGTTATTGCAAAAGACTTTTCGCCATTAGAGCCAGAAAAGAAATCGTTAAGAAAGAATATTACAATTGTGGTGATATCTAGATTGTTCCCGAATAAAGGTGCTGATCTCTTAACTGCAATTATTCCTACTATTTGTGCACAGAAACCGGAAGTAAGGTTTTTGATTGCAGGGGATGGACCTAAGTTTCTTGATTTGGAGCAAATGCGTGAAAAGTATTACTTACAAGAAAGAGTTACGTTAATTGGAGCCGTAAAGCATGAGGAAGTTAGAGACGTAATGGTACAAGGCGATATATACTTACATCCTTCTCTAACAGAAGCGTTTGGTACTGTGATCGTGGAAGCTGCTTCATGTGGATTGTTTGTAGTTACTACAAAAGTTGGTGGAATACCTGAAGTCTTGCCTAGCCATATGACAAGTTTTGCGGATCCCGAGGAAAACTCTTTGGTAGCAGCAACATTAAAGGCAGTGAACTTGATTGAATCTGGTGATATTGACACATCGACGTTTTTTGATGAGGTATCAAGAATGTATAGTTGGAAGAATATTGCATGTAGAACTGAGAACGTTTACAATTCTTTggatttaaaaaaattaaatcagcCATTGGTACAAAGACTACAGAAATATCATTGCTGTGGTATAATTGCCGGCAAATTGTTTGTCTTATGTGTTGTTTTGgatattgtattttatttaatgttGGAATACTTTTATCCAGCCGATCATATTGACAAAGCAACAAAATGGCCAAAGAAAACTAAGAAGGTGAATTCGcacgatgaagaaataactGATACAAGGGCAGCTGTTGATTActgtaaataa
- a CDS encoding mitochondrial 54S ribosomal protein YmL40 (weakly similar to uniprot|P36534 Saccharomyces cerevisiae YPL173W MRPL40 Mitochondrial ribosomal protein of the large subunit) has product MSWNTAKKRFQREVENYPKALRDVYLAKTNKYTLPTFETKEWPLAKWERKTKLEQIGFANGDLAYITEGEKKGTVSTIFQYSPEMNSFLLADVTSKKLLPKQNWVEHQSSHLIDYPEYVKREHIKLAAKDKDENGKVYYVVADDVVYKEKYYDERYRRWLPKRFVKNHDSIEIPWPNPPQDPKDDHLSTSQQAAFERTYELQSIAKPPVPTDALLQLRNPYSKHKKRVLSEAQARKVNAPDMPLSDEQKIYLAKKATEPKKVYKNLSEEIQDFIGSRMADHVNKIDNPSLLAHLDALSESKIPDFAKTMKNIEDAELEKQKKLHNQAI; this is encoded by the coding sequence ATGTCTTGGAATACGGCTAAGAAGAGATTTCAAAGGGAAGTCGAAAATTACCCTAAGGCTCTTCGTGATGTTTACTTAGCAAAGACTAATAAATACACCTTGCCAACCTTTGAGACCAAGGAATGGCCTCTCGCAAAGTGGGAAAGAAAAACCAAGCTTGAACAGATCGGATTTGCTAATGGTGACCTTGCCTATATTACTGAAGGAGAAAAGAAGGGAACAGTCTCTAccattttccaatattctCCAGAAATGAACTCATTTTTATTGGCAGATGTCACTTCCAAAAAGCTTCTTCCAAAGCAAAACTGGGTTGAGCACCAGTCGAGTCATCTCATTGACTACCCAGAATATGTCAAGCGTGAACATATAAAACTTGCTGCCAAAGACAAAGACGAGAATGGAAAGGTTTACTACGTTGTCGCTGACGACGTTGtttacaaagaaaaatattatgaCGAAAGATACAGGAGATGGTTACCAAAGAGATTCGTGAAAAATCATGATTCTATAGAAATACCATGGCCAAACCCTCCACAAGATCCTAAGGATGATCATTTATCTACAAGTCAGCAAGCGGCTTTTGAAAGAACTTATGAGTTACAGTCTATTGCTAAACCACCAGTACCAACTGACGCATTATTACAATTAAGAAACCCATACTCTAAACATAAGAAGCGTGTGCTCAGTGAAGCTCAAGCCAGAAAGGTTAATGCTCCAGATATGCCATTATCAGATGAACAAAAGATTTACTTGGCTAAGAAAGCAACTGAGCCTAAGAAGGTGTACAAGAATTTGTCTGAAGAAATACAAGATTTCATTGGTTCCAGAATGGCTGATCACGTCAACAAGATTGATAATCCATCCTTACTTGCTCACTTGGATGCCTTATCTGAATCCAAGATTCCAGACTTTGCTAAAACtatgaagaatattgaagacGCTGAACTCGAGAAGCAAAAGAAACTTCACAACCAAGCAATCTAA
- a CDS encoding DEHA2F14850p (weakly similar to uniprot|Q99257 Saccharomyces cerevisiae YPL169C MEX67 Poly(A)RNA binding protein involved in nuclear mRNA export), whose protein sequence is MSYRGRGRGGFHNNNNNNNNRSNFNQQNVDQFVSANSIPVEILGWNGATPDECIKFISRKCRIVVSNSSVDPATGVLKGYVKTPKEADELCTWSGVKFAGQSLKITKATAADSMSSQMGGTIGNSGGSTIETITSFLKTRYQPEIKMLNLSSVQQDANLVSKGFFASISTTSKFFPALMKIAKELKLDVNSVDLSGNNLTDISTISTLAQTFPLLQNLSLSNNNFNRLKSFETWRHKLNFLRELIIIGNPLFNNQANPNDVLNIKIELMKSFPRLIVLNGEIVRNEQLLLSNLTFPFESSQSMFFQDEEVQNMSTNFITNFYKLWDSNRQDLLVLYQENSQFSMQVDSSHPYVMDTNTTGSYGSSTDFGYYLPQSRNLTRVSSVKSRATRVAQGQEQIFKLFSQLPKTRHDLLSHPQLFSMESHRFPQLNGIIITLHGSFEETAIPDNNEAVSGNQGQPRNRYGSQKHKKIALSTKSFDRTFVVIPGPNGSFIVASDLLSIRSFGGSEAWNDITRSAEGTPQPQVAAPPANIPPVAPPSQVPTPTPTAADLPAEVKANLNPIQQDILVKILLETKLNLQYGIMLCEQSNWDYQQCTINFKNSVASLPRDAYIA, encoded by the coding sequence ATGAGTTACCGGGGAAGAGGTAGAGGTGGCTTCCacaataataacaacaacaataataacagAAGTAACTTCAACCAGCAAAATGTCGATCAATTTGTCTCAGCAAACTCAATTCCAGTTGAAATTTTAGGCTGGAATGGTGCAACTCCAGACGAGTGCATTAAGTTCATTTCGAGGAAGTGTAGAATAGTTGTGAGTAACTCTAGCGTTGATCCAGCTACAGGGGTATTAAAGGGTTACGTGAAGACTCCCAAGGAAGCAGATGAATTATGTACTTGGTCTGGTGTGAAATTCGCCGGACAGtcattgaaaattacaaaagCTACGGCAGCCGACTCTATGTCGTCACAAATGGGAGGAACAATCGGTAACAGTGGTGGCTCTACTATTGAAACGATTACTCTGTTTTTGAAAACCAGATATCAACCGGAAATTaaaatgttgaatttaAGTAGCGTGCAGCAAGATGCTAATTTGGTTTCAAAGGGTTTCTTTGCCTCCATATCGACCACATCAAAGTTTTTCCCGgctttaatgaaaatagcaaaagaattgaagcTAGATGTAAATAGTGTTGATTTATCTGGCAATAATCTAACTGATATCAGCACAATCTCTACTTTAGCACAAACCTTTCCattattacaaaatttGTCTTTACTGAACAACAACTTCAATCGTTTAAAGCTGTTTGAGACCTGGAGGCACAAATTAAATTTCTTGAGGGAATTGATAATCATAGGTAATCCACTTTTTAACAACCAAGCAAATCCAAATGATGTTTTAAATATCAAGATcgaattgatgaaatcattCCCAAGACTTATTGTGTTGAACGGCGAGATAGTCAGAAATGAACAATTGTTACTTAGTAATCTTACATTTCCTTTTGAATCGTCTCAATCAATGTTTTTccaagatgaagaagtaCAAAATATGTCGACAAATTTCATTACCAATTTTTACAAGTTATGGGACAGCAATAGACAAGACTTATTGGTTTTATATCAGGAGAACTCTCAATTCTCAATGCAAGTTGACTCATCTCATCCTTATGTCATGGACACAAATACAACAGGGAGTTATGGCAGCTCTACAGATTTTGGCTACTACTTACCTCAATCTCGTAACTTGACCAGGGTATCTTCTGTGAAATCAAGGGCTACTCGTGTTGCTCAGGGCCAGGAGcaaatattcaagttgTTTTCACAATTACCCAAAACCCGTCATGATTTACTTTCCCATCCACAACTTTTTAGTATGGAAAGTCATAGGTTCCCGCAATTGAACGGTATAATAATTACTTTACATGgttcatttgaagaaacaGCAATCCcagataataatgaagcGGTTCTGGGAAATCAAGGTCAGCCAAGAAATCGTTATGGCTCCCAAAAAcataaaaaaattgcattAAGTACAAAAAGTTTCGACAGAACATTTGTCGTCATTCCAGGACCAAATGGTAGCTTTATTGTTGCTAGTGATCTTCTCTCGATTAGATCGTTTGGTGGATCTGAGGCGTGGAATGATATAACAAGATCAGCAGAAGGAACGCCTCAACCACAAGTAGCAGCTCCACCTGCTAATATTCCACCAGTAGCTCCTCCAAGTCAAGTCCCTACTCCAACGCCAACAGCTGCGGATTTACCTGCTGAAGTGAAAGCAAATTTGAACCCAATACAACAGGACATCTTGGTAAAGATATTGTTAGAAACCAAATTAAATCTTCAGTATGGTATTATGCTTTGTGAACAAAGCAATTGGGATTACCAGCAATGTACTATAAATTTTAAAAACTCAGTTGCATCTTTACCGAGAGATGCGTATATAGCTTGA
- a CDS encoding DEHA2F14806p (some similarities with uniprot|P33420 Saccharomyces cerevisiae YPL174C NIP100 Large subunit of the dynactin complex), with protein sequence MEELSINQQVFVKDDPGIIRFIGQTQFASGKWIGVELQRANGKNDGSVNDIRYFECEKKDGNYGVFVRQSLISSSSLQKSKATDTSNLENIINKLQDKLRNANEEAKELKRKIEQLKEEVIQHQNATQSVESKLEMVTTDKEFLEESNHKVNQALDELQSKYEDLRTDFQIMSEEVQLNNQIEQEIIASMEHSNANEVDIQIILSRNKSLEIALTSLQKLSAENELNLKKEIHDLNQRLVLNEKEIGSHDQLLRNISVAQETIDSLQSQLDSALQSEKMIEHLNIENDSLNSKVSSLTKTVDELTELHELDKSLEENQALVEKELRKDIYNLSSKIMNNEIVIQDLDRKNKYMESKISEFKKRSNNNVSDDENLEDLQIQLEALQLEFKKAQASNESYRITHDLINSKLEILQENMHLPNATYTTVLKILLLIKIVVSSISVVNNIVTMAIDKGATYRKSILFTVTNRFYTLKSFLQNVSALWEFNYGHETYTSVEDKFYKKVSDLQLKIDNSTTYLKEGDYEGINTDYIHDFLLETIELMDLKFEEEETGVYFLNASCSKFLLESFQNEASICIKIVNILKGFLDTSHGIKEENIPSIEQLDKISSTSLRQETKFDQLILELNDAFSNGKSINISMSSMPHFSSSLAELNSPIGLLSNILAQIEVESRLNKSSVSIDASLVKNIFENKEVGSNSKFTSLLEILKRRDCFMELQVIDNHRILPGIYSLLDGNHIALDVNTTKNDAEEELKLIKPKYAGISTKLFEKEKIIQELQLNIKFLQNSMESTSVKNKEYIQNLKIELDQIKDKNEESHQKYQDLLEANQKLELEIEELLGSPSIIEGGGIFKKFANLETENQHNANMALLDEIMVLRKLLKYNSTNQESRKDPSSDWLEQPLVTKFKTKNSLDVALGFERNSSYLRDISKNIKLVNISNNSTLWRPKATMPKYMALTLEEKATNYFEQRSLTLS encoded by the coding sequence ATGGAAGAATTGTCAATAAACCAACAGGTTTTTGTTAAAGATGACCCAGGGATTATACGGTTTATTGGACAAACTCAATTCGCTTCAGGAAAATGGATTGGAGTTGAGCTTCAACGTGCCAACGGGAAGAATGATGGATCAGTGAACGATATACGATATTTCGAATGTGAAAAAAAGGATGGAAACTACGGGGTATTTGTTAGGCAGTCATTAATAAGTTCGAGCTCGTTGCAAAAATCGAAAGCCACGGATACTCTgaatcttgaaaatattatcaataagtTGCAAGATAAGCTAAGAAATGCCAATGAAGAGGCCAAGGAGCTCAAAAGGAAAATTGAACAActtaaagaagaagtaatACAACATCAGAATGCTACTCAATCCGTAGAATCCAAATTGGAGATGGTGACAACAGACAAAGAATTTCTTGAGGAGTCGAATCACAAGGTAAATCAAGCATTGGACGAGTTGCAACTGAAATATGAGGACTTGAGAACGGATTTTCAAATCATGCTGGAAGAAGTACAActaaataatcaaatagAACAGGAAATAATAGCTCTGATGGAACATTCGAATGCCAATGAAGTAgatatccaaattattctcCTGCGAAACAAGCTGTTGGAGATTGCCCTTACAAgtcttcaaaaattatcggctgaaaatgaattgaatctTAAGAAAGAAATCCATGACCTAAATCAAAGATTAGttttaaatgaaaaagaaattggttCTCACGATCAGCTTCTTCGAAACATATCGGTTGCCCAAGAGACAATTGACTCGTTACAAAGTCAGTTAGATTCGGCATTGCAACTGGAAAAGATGATTGAGCATTTAAACATAGAGAACGATAGTCTTAATTCGAAAGTTTCAAGTCTTACAAAAACAGTCGACGAGTTGACCGAATTGCATGAATTAGATAAGAGTCTCGAAGAAAACCAAGCACTAGTTGAAAAAGAGTTGCGAAAGGATATTTATAACTTATCTTCtaaaataatgaataatgaaatagtGATTCAGGATCTTGATCGAAAGAATAAGTATATGGAGTCAAAAATTTCCGAATTCAAAAAGAgatccaataataatgtaaGCGATGATGAGAATTTAGAAGACTTGCAAATACAATTAGAAGCATTACAActtgaattcaagaagGCTCAAGCTTCTAATGAATCTTATAGAATAACAcatgatttgattaattcaAAACTAGAAATATTGCAGGAAAACATGCACTTACCAAATGCTACATATACGACAGTTCttaaaattcttcttttaataAAGATAGTTGTATCCTCAATATCTGTGGTCAATAATATCGTTACAATGGCTATTGACAAGGGTGCTACGTATAGGAAAAGCATATTATTTACTGTCACAAATCGTTTCTACACATTGAAGAGCTTTTTACAAAATGTGTCTGCTTTATGGGAATTTAATTATGGTCATGAAACGTACACATctgttgaagataaattttataagAAGGTCTCGGATTTACAATTAAAGATAGATAACTCTACAACATATTTGAAGGAAGGAGATTATGAAGGCATTAATACTGATTACATTCACGACTTCTTATTAGAAACCATTGAGCTAATGgatttaaaatttgaagaagaggagACAGGCGTATATTTCCTAAACGCTTCTTGTTCCAAGTTTCTCTTAGAGtcatttcaaaatgaagCTAGCATATGCATCAAAATCGTTAATATTCTAAAAGGTTTTCTTGATACTTCTCATGGTataaaagaagagaatatACCATCAATTGAGCAATTGGATAAAATATCTTCCACAAGCTTGAGACAGGAAACAAAGTTTGACCAACTTATActtgaattaaatgatgCATTCAGTAATGGTaaaagtataaatatttcaatgcTGTCAATGCCGCATTTTTCCTCCTCATTAGCAGAATTGAACTCTCCTATTGGTTTATTGCTGAATATTTTAGCACAGATCGAAGTAGAAAGTCGCTTAAATAAGAGTTCGGTTTCTATTGATGCACTGTTGGTGAAGAATATCTTTGAGAATAAGGAAGTTGGATCTAACTCAAAATTCACCTCATTACtagaaattttgaaacGTAGAGATTGTTTTATGGAGTTGCAAGTAATAGATAATCATCGTATACTTCCAGGAATATATTCTTTGCTTGATGGTAATCATATTGCATTAGATGTAAACACAACAAAGAATGATGCGGAAGAAGAGCTCAAACTCATAAAACCAAAATATGCTGGCATATCTACCAAACTCtttgaaaaggaaaaaattattcaagaattgcAGCTAAATATAAAGTTTTTACAAAACAGTATGGAATCAACTTCTgttaaaaataaagaatacATTCAGAATCTTAAAATTGAACTAGACCAAATAAAGgataagaatgaagaatcacatcaaaaatatcaagatCTATTGGAAGctaatcaaaaattagaattagaaatagaAGAGCTACTTGGGTCCCCTCTGATTATAGAAGGTGGGggtattttcaaaaagttcGCCAATTTAGAAACTGAAAATCAGCACAATGCTAACATGGCTTTGCTTGATGAAATTATGGTCCTAAGAAAGCTATTGAAGTATAATTCTACTAATCAGGAGAGTAGAAAAGATCCAAGCCTGGATTGGCTAGAACAACCACTAGTAACCAAGTTTAAGACGAAAAACTCATTAGATGTTGCATTAGGGTTTGAACGGAATTCTTCATATCTCAGAGATATCtctaaaaatataaaacttgttaatatttctaataattccaCACTATGGAGACCTAAAGCTACTATGCCGAAGTATATGGCTTTGACGCTAGAAGAAAAGGCTACTAATTACTTTGAACAGAGGAGCCTTACGCTCTCTTAA
- a CDS encoding DEHA2F14894p (no similarity) has protein sequence MDYRLFLPPTRATDCKEMIFLPKQIDVHKEMVCRWFLHVSMKTGGDHNKAPKTRDGYLWI, from the coding sequence ATGGATTATCGACTATTTTTACCACCTACGAGAGCCACCGACTGCAAAGAAATGATTTTCCTTCCAAAGCAAATAGATGTTCATAAAGAAATGGTATGTAGATGGTTTCTTCATGTGTCAATGAAAACTGGGGGGGATCATAATAAGGCCCCAAAAACACGTGATGGATATTTGTGGATCTAG
- a CDS encoding DEHA2F14784p (similar to uniprot|P06704 Saccharomyces cerevisiae YOR257W CDC31 Component of the spindle pole body (SPB) half-bridge) — MSHQSNTSISTPGNASNNQKRALGNLKLELLNEQKQEIREAFSLFDMNNDGCLDYHELKVAFRALGFELSKREVLDIIHEYDTDDRNLITYENFFQAVGEKIVNRDPLDEIRRAFKLFDDDGTGKISLRNLRRVAKELGENLTDDELRAMIDEFDLDEDGEINEQEFINICTE; from the exons ATGTCACATCAAAGCAATACATCAATATCTACCCCAGGGAACGCTTCTAATAATCAGAAACGAGCATTGGGGAACTTAAAACTTGAGTTGTTAAATGAACAGAAACAAGAAATAAGGGAAGCTTTCTCTCTTTTTGATATGAACAACGATGGCTGTTTAGATTACCATGAGTTAAAAGTGGCGTTCAGAGCGTTAGGTTTTGAATTGTCAAAAAGAGAAGTGTTGGATATTATCCACGAATATGACACAGATGACAGGAATTTAATCACGTACGAAAACTTTTTCCAGGCAG TCGGCGAAAAAATTGTGAATAGGGACCCATTGGACGAAATACGTAGAGCCTTCAAGTTGTTCGACGATGATGGTACGGGAAAAATTAGTTTAAGAAACTTAAGAAGAGTGGCCAAGGAATTAGGAGAGAATTTAACCGATGACGAATTGAGAGCTATGATTGACGAATTTGATCTAGATGAAGATGGAGAGA TCAATGAACAggaattcattaatatttgtaCAGAATAG
- a CDS encoding DEHA2F14740p (similar to uniprot|P53549 Saccharomyces cerevisiae YOR259C RPT4 One of six ATPases of the 19S regulatory particle of the 26S proteasome involved in the degradation of ubiquitinated substrates): MSAEENDPLLTALNADGQQNDTTAESADPERERALSKFKDKLIEHRKWDARLKELRLSIRDLDSDYDKTENDIKALQSVGQIIGEVLKQLDDERFIVKASSGPRYIVGCRNTIKKESLKNGVRVSLDMTTLTIMRILPREVDPLVYNMTTFEPGEISFNGIGGLTDQIRELREVIELPLKNPELFTRVGIKSPKGVLLYGPPGTGKTLLAKAVAATIGANFIFSPASAIVDKYIGESARLIREMFAYAKEHEPCIIFMDEVDAIGGRRFSEGTSADREIQRTLMELLNQMDGFDTLGQTKVIMATNRPDTLDPALLRAGRLDRKIEIGLPNEAGRLEIFKIHTTKVAKQGEFDFEAVVKMSDGFNGADIRNVITEAGFFAIREERDYILQNDLMKAARKVADVKKLEGKIDYEKL; encoded by the coding sequence ATGAGTGCCGAAGAAAATGATCCACTTTTGACCGCATTGAATGCTGATGGACAACAAAACGATACAACGGCGGAATCGGCCGATCCCGAGAGAGAAAGGGCATTGTCCAAGTTCAAGGATAAGTTGATTGAGCATAGGAAGTGGGATGCTAGGTTAAAGGAGTTAAGGTTGAGCATACGAGACTTGGATTCAGATTATGATAAGACAGAGAACGATATAAAAGCGTTGCAATCGGTCGGGCAAATCATTGGGGAAGTGTTAAAGCAATTAGACGACGAGAGGTTTATTGTCAAGGCATCGAGCGGACCTCGTTATATTGTTGGATGTCGTAACACTATCAAGAAGGAGAGCTTGAAAAACGGGGTGAGAGTGTCGTTGGACATGACTACGTTGACGATTATGAGAATCTTGCCTAGAGAAGTCGATCCTTTGGTCTATAATATGACAACCTTCGAACCGGGTGAAATTTCGTTCAATGGAATTGGTGGTTTAACCGACCAGATCAGAGAGTTGCGTGAGGTTATTGAATTGCCATTGAAGAATCCAGAGTTGTTCACAAGAGTGGGTATTAAATCGCCAAAGGGTGTATTATTATATGGACCTCCAGGTACGGGTAAAACATTGTTGGCAAAGGCAGTTGCTGCTACAATTGGTGCTAACTTTATATTCTCGCCTGCATCAGCAATTGTCGATAAGTATATTGGTGAATCTGCGAGATTGATTAGAGAAATGTTTGCATACGCTAAGGAGCACGAACcttgtattattttcatgGATGAAGTTGATGCCATTGGTGGTCGTAGATTCAGTGAGGGTACCTCTGCTGATCGtgaaattcaaagaacCTTGatggaattattaaatcaaatggATGGATTTGACACGCTTGGTCAAACAAAGGTTATTATGGCCACTAATAGACCAGATACATTAGATCCTGCATTGTTGAGAGCTGGAAGACTTGacagaaaaattgaaatcgGCTTGCCTAATGAAGCCGGTAGAttggaaattttcaagattcATACTACTAAAGTTGCTAAGCAAGGTGagtttgattttgaagcTGTGGTCAAAATGAGTGATGGATTTAATGGTGCAGATATTAGAAATGTCATTACTGAAGCTGGTTTCTTCGCTATCAGAGAGGAAAGAgattatattcttcaaaacGACTTAATGAAGGCGGCTAGAAAGGTTGCAGACgtgaagaaattagaagGTAAAATAGATTACGAAAAGTTATAG
- a CDS encoding DEHA2F14872p (similar to uniprot|Q12091 Saccharomyces cerevisiae YPL170W DAP1 Heme-binding protein involved in regulation of cytochrome P450 protein Erg11p) yields MIATILVVLFVAYLLRNVFSGIEISNPNKGETAETIVEGKFTPVSLAKYNGSDDPKIFIAVRNRVFNVTMGAAFYGPGGPYENFAGRDASRGLSKNSFELECLTPVDQPIDPLDNLTSDEIESLDSWEEHFENKYPVVGTLHENDTV; encoded by the coding sequence ATGATAGCTACGATCCTAGTGGTCTTATTTGTTGCATATTTGTTGAGAAATGTGTTCTCGGGGATTGAGATTTCCAACCCGAATAAAGGTGAGACAGCAGAAACTATTGTTGAAGGCAAATTTACCCCCGTAAGTTTAGCAAAATACAATGGTAGTGACGATCCCAAGATATTCATTGCTGTTAGAAATAGAGTGTTCAATGTGACAATGGGAGCAGCCTTTTATGGTCCTGGTGGGCCTTACGAGAACTTTGCAGGTAGAGACGCTTCTCGTGGGTTATCCAAAAATTCCTTTGAGTTAGAATGCTTGACACCTGTAGACCAACCAATTGACCCTTTAGATAACTTGACTAGCGATGAGATAGAATCCTTAGACAGCTGGGAAGAgcattttgaaaataaatatccTGTGGTGGGTACGCTCCATGAAAACGACACAGTTTGA